One region of Flavobacterium pisciphilum genomic DNA includes:
- a CDS encoding Ppx/GppA phosphatase family protein: MIKIKKYGAIDIGSNAMRLLISNVVEQEGKEPQFNKSSLVRVPIRLGQDAFTVGEISEENIERMCDAMKAFNLLMKVHKVERYMAFATSAMREAYNGKEVVALIKKKADIKIEIIDGKKEAAIIASTDLHHLLKTDQTYLFVDVGGGSTEFTLFSNGKMVTSRSFKAGTVRLLNGMVCDVVWDEIEKWIKTNTEEYEEVTLIGSGGNINKLFKMSGKQQEKPLSYIYVNSQYAFLNSLTYDQRIAELGLNPDRADVIIPATRIYLNAMKWSGARQIYVPKIGLSDGIVKAMYYGKI; encoded by the coding sequence ATGATTAAAATAAAAAAATATGGAGCAATCGATATTGGATCAAATGCCATGCGATTGTTAATTTCCAATGTTGTAGAACAAGAGGGTAAGGAACCTCAATTTAATAAAAGTTCCCTAGTACGTGTGCCAATTCGTTTAGGTCAGGATGCCTTTACAGTTGGTGAAATATCTGAAGAAAATATCGAAAGAATGTGTGATGCAATGAAAGCATTTAATCTTTTGATGAAAGTACATAAAGTAGAGCGTTATATGGCATTTGCTACTTCGGCAATGAGAGAAGCTTATAACGGTAAGGAAGTAGTAGCGTTGATTAAGAAGAAAGCAGATATAAAAATTGAAATCATTGATGGTAAAAAAGAAGCTGCTATCATTGCTTCAACAGATTTACATCATTTATTAAAAACAGATCAGACGTATCTTTTCGTAGATGTTGGTGGTGGAAGTACTGAATTTACTCTATTCTCTAATGGAAAAATGGTTACTTCAAGGTCATTCAAAGCAGGAACAGTACGATTGTTAAATGGTATGGTTTGCGATGTTGTATGGGATGAAATTGAAAAATGGATTAAAACAAATACAGAAGAATACGAAGAAGTAACGCTTATAGGATCAGGAGGAAACATTAATAAATTGTTTAAAATGTCGGGTAAGCAACAGGAAAAGCCATTGTCATACATTTATGTGAACTCACAATACGCTTTTTTAAATTCTCTAACATACGATCAGAGAATTGCTGAATTAGGACTTAATCCCGATCGTGCCGATGTTATTATTCCAGCAACGAGAATTTATCTTAATGCAATGAAATGGAGTGGAGCACGACAAATTTATGTTCCCAAAATAGGTCTTTCTGATGGTATTGTGAAAGCAATGTATTATGGAAAGATATAA
- a CDS encoding NIPSNAP family protein — protein MKLKFLILLLFTTFAMKAQTAINETGNEKVKIIYELRVYEIFENNKNAFHDRFREHAMRIMKKYNFKICSIWESKSDKKTEFVYTLEWADEATMKKAWEQLRADKEWIEIKKQTSAKFGELVGNIEDRVMTKMSYSPN, from the coding sequence ATGAAACTGAAATTTCTGATTTTATTATTATTTACAACATTTGCTATGAAAGCACAAACAGCTATAAATGAAACAGGTAATGAGAAAGTGAAAATTATTTATGAGTTACGTGTTTATGAAATATTTGAAAATAACAAGAATGCGTTTCATGATAGGTTTCGTGAGCATGCCATGCGTATTATGAAAAAATATAATTTTAAAATTTGCTCTATTTGGGAATCAAAATCAGATAAGAAAACGGAATTCGTTTATACTCTAGAGTGGGCTGATGAGGCTACAATGAAAAAAGCTTGGGAGCAATTGCGAGCGGATAAAGAATGGATAGAAATTAAAAAGCAGACCAGTGCAAAATTTGGAGAGTTAGTTGGTAACATTGAAGACCGTGTTATGACAAAAATGAGTTATTCTCCAAATTAG
- a CDS encoding NAD(P)H-dependent oxidoreductase, translating into MKKILIINGHPNPASFNFALAEAYKKGALATNAKVETITIADLKFNPNLQFGYQKRTELEPDLLESWEKIKRADHLVWIHPVWWGGLPAITKGFLDRLFLPGMAFQYRENSIFWDKLLKGKTAHIITTLDQPGWYYRLFFGRPSVNQLRKSTLEFCGVKPVKVSYIGVIKTAKSDQREKWLTKVYNFGLKNK; encoded by the coding sequence ATGAAAAAGATTCTCATAATCAACGGACACCCTAACCCCGCAAGTTTTAATTTTGCTTTAGCAGAAGCTTATAAAAAAGGAGCTTTAGCAACAAATGCAAAAGTAGAGACAATTACAATAGCCGATTTAAAGTTCAATCCTAATTTGCAATTTGGTTACCAAAAAAGAACTGAATTAGAACCAGATTTATTAGAATCTTGGGAAAAAATAAAAAGAGCAGACCATTTGGTTTGGATTCATCCCGTTTGGTGGGGAGGTTTACCCGCAATTACCAAAGGATTTTTAGATCGTCTTTTTTTGCCAGGAATGGCATTTCAATATCGTGAAAATTCAATTTTTTGGGATAAACTACTAAAGGGTAAAACAGCTCATATTATTACCACTTTAGATCAACCAGGTTGGTATTATAGATTGTTTTTTGGAAGACCAAGTGTTAATCAATTGCGTAAGTCAACTTTGGAATTTTGTGGTGTAAAGCCAGTAAAAGTCAGTTATATTGGTGTTATTAAAACAGCTAAGAGCGACCAAAGAGAAAAATGGCTGACGAAAGTTTATAATTTTGGATTAAAAAATAAGTAG
- a CDS encoding DUF4256 domain-containing protein: MKNNKKELSPEQISSLLQILKTRFEKNKSRHEAIEWGKVQAKLEANPEKLWSLNEMEITEGEPDVVGYDKITDEYIFYDCSAESPKGRRSICYDHEALEKRKENKPKDSAINMAASMGVELLTEKEYRELQQLGKFDTKTSSWIITPSDIRKLGGALFSDFRYNTVFVYHNGADSYYAVRGFRGSLRI, from the coding sequence ATGAAAAATAATAAAAAAGAGTTATCACCAGAACAAATTTCGTCACTGCTCCAGATATTGAAAACTCGTTTTGAGAAAAATAAGAGTCGTCATGAAGCTATTGAATGGGGGAAAGTACAAGCGAAATTAGAAGCTAATCCCGAAAAATTATGGTCACTCAATGAAATGGAAATAACAGAAGGAGAACCAGATGTTGTTGGTTATGATAAGATAACAGATGAATATATTTTTTATGATTGTTCAGCTGAAAGTCCTAAAGGGCGTAGAAGTATTTGTTATGACCATGAAGCACTAGAAAAAAGGAAAGAAAATAAGCCAAAAGACAGTGCTATTAATATGGCTGCTAGTATGGGAGTTGAGCTTTTGACTGAAAAAGAATATCGAGAGCTACAGCAACTTGGGAAATTTGACACAAAGACATCAAGTTGGATAATAACACCATCAGATATAAGAAAACTAGGAGGAGCTCTTTTTTCAGATTTTCGTTATAATACTGTTTTTGTGTATCACAACGGCGCAGATTCTTATTATGCTGTTAGAGGATTTCGTGGGTCTTTAAGGATTTAA
- a CDS encoding LysM peptidoglycan-binding domain-containing protein, producing the protein MSLQDKYKELTDLAINLGIANLQVREQDNVLYVDGMAKSAEDKEKLWAVYGKIDPDFRSADVVMNIAVVEGATTDYTVVGGDSLSKIGKAHGVSWQAIYEANKDVIKNPDLIQVGWKLKIPTA; encoded by the coding sequence ATGAGTTTACAAGATAAATACAAAGAGTTAACAGATCTAGCAATAAATTTAGGAATTGCTAATTTGCAAGTAAGAGAACAAGATAATGTTCTTTATGTAGATGGTATGGCTAAATCGGCAGAGGATAAAGAAAAACTTTGGGCTGTTTATGGAAAAATAGACCCTGATTTTAGATCAGCTGATGTGGTTATGAATATTGCTGTTGTAGAGGGTGCAACAACTGATTATACAGTTGTAGGTGGCGATTCTTTATCAAAAATAGGGAAAGCTCATGGTGTTTCATGGCAAGCAATCTATGAGGCCAATAAAGATGTTATTAAAAATCCTGACTTGATTCAAGTGGGATGGAAATTAAAAATACCAACAGCATAA
- a CDS encoding Crp/Fnr family transcriptional regulator — protein MKSIFQSLQILPLDELDKLDSLITKKKLRKGDFLIQETQISKEIVLIKSGALRSFYINNEGEEITNCITFEDEFMAAFASFITQKPTQENIQALFDTELEVISHASIESLYENNIYWQKVGRVLAELQYINLEQRILSFQKFTGKERYETLFKNHPNYIQLIPLQYLASFLGVTPRHLSRIRKAIL, from the coding sequence ATGAAATCAATATTCCAATCTCTTCAGATTTTGCCTCTAGATGAATTAGATAAACTGGATAGTTTAATCACCAAAAAGAAACTAAGAAAGGGAGATTTTTTAATTCAGGAGACACAAATATCCAAAGAAATTGTTTTGATAAAATCGGGTGCCTTACGCTCATTTTATATCAACAATGAAGGAGAGGAAATTACAAACTGCATTACATTTGAGGATGAATTTATGGCCGCTTTTGCTAGCTTTATTACTCAAAAACCGACTCAAGAAAATATTCAAGCATTATTTGATACAGAACTCGAAGTAATAAGCCATGCTAGTATTGAGAGTCTATATGAAAACAATATTTATTGGCAAAAAGTAGGGCGAGTATTAGCAGAACTACAATATATTAATTTAGAACAACGAATTTTATCTTTTCAGAAATTTACAGGTAAAGAACGTTATGAAACACTTTTTAAAAATCACCCCAACTATATTCAGCTAATTCCGTTGCAATATTTAGCTTCTTTTCTAGGAGTTACTCCAAGGCATCTAAGCCGTATTCGAAAAGCCATTTTATAG
- the dnaX gene encoding DNA polymerase III subunit gamma/tau, with product MEQFVVSARKYRPQTFKDVVGQKAITNTLLNAIESNHLASALLFTGPRGVGKTTCARILARKINQPGYDDPNEDFAFNVFELDAASNNSVDDIRNLIDQVRIPPQTGQYKVYIIDEVHMLSSAAFNAFLKTLEEPPKHAIFILATTEKHKIIPTILSRCQIFDFKRITVKDAKEHLADVATSQGVVYEDDALHIIAQKADGAMRDALSIFDRVVSYCGTNLTRQAVTENLNVLDYETYISITDFILENKIPELLMAYNDILSKGFDGHHFIAGLASHFRDLLVSKTPATLSLLEVGEQAQQMYAVQSQKASQEFLLKGIEIANDCDLKYKLSQNQRLLVELSLMQLASINFDGEKKKLTNT from the coding sequence ATGGAACAATTTGTAGTATCGGCTCGTAAGTATCGTCCGCAGACATTTAAAGATGTTGTGGGACAAAAAGCCATTACCAACACTTTACTAAATGCCATAGAAAGTAACCACCTTGCTTCGGCTTTATTATTTACTGGACCTCGTGGAGTTGGAAAAACTACTTGTGCACGTATTCTTGCTCGAAAAATAAATCAGCCTGGATATGATGATCCTAATGAAGATTTTGCTTTTAACGTTTTTGAACTTGATGCTGCTTCTAACAACTCTGTAGATGATATTCGTAACTTGATTGACCAAGTTCGAATTCCACCACAAACCGGACAATACAAAGTATATATTATTGACGAGGTGCATATGTTATCATCGGCAGCTTTTAATGCTTTCTTAAAGACATTAGAAGAACCGCCTAAGCATGCCATCTTTATATTAGCAACGACAGAGAAACATAAAATCATTCCAACGATTTTATCTCGTTGTCAAATTTTTGATTTTAAAAGAATCACTGTAAAAGATGCCAAAGAACATTTAGCGGACGTTGCAACAAGTCAAGGTGTCGTTTATGAAGACGATGCACTACACATTATTGCTCAAAAAGCGGATGGTGCAATGCGTGATGCTTTGTCTATTTTTGACCGAGTGGTTTCCTATTGTGGTACTAATTTAACACGTCAGGCAGTTACTGAAAACCTAAACGTTTTAGATTACGAAACATACATATCTATCACCGATTTTATCCTTGAGAATAAAATTCCAGAACTATTAATGGCGTACAATGACATTCTTTCTAAAGGATTTGATGGACATCATTTTATAGCTGGTTTAGCATCACATTTTAGAGATTTATTAGTTAGTAAAACTCCTGCAACATTATCACTTCTTGAAGTTGGTGAACAAGCGCAACAAATGTATGCTGTACAATCTCAAAAAGCGAGTCAAGAATTTCTTTTAAAAGGAATTGAAATTGCCAATGATTGTGATTTAAAATACAAACTAAGTCAGAATCAGCGCCTATTGGTTGAACTTAGTTTAATGCAATTAGCCTCTATCAACTTTGATGGAGAAAAAAAAAAGTTGACCAATACATAA
- a CDS encoding TMEM175 family protein, with amino-acid sequence MNKTRLEAFSDGVLAIIITIMILEIKVPEKESFRDLIPLIPKFLSYILSFIYVGIYWNNHHYLLHGLSKVNGKILWANLHLLFWLSLIPVSTGWMGEHNFAKASLALYGIILMLCAIAYNILQKYITLNEGKDSALTKALGKDLKGKVSIVLYFIGIVSSFYTEWISGACYLIVAFLWLIPDKRIEKIFNSAEKAIDS; translated from the coding sequence ATGAATAAAACGAGATTAGAGGCATTCAGTGATGGCGTTTTGGCAATTATAATTACCATAATGATTCTTGAAATAAAAGTTCCGGAGAAAGAAAGTTTTAGAGACTTAATTCCTCTAATCCCTAAGTTTTTAAGTTATATATTAAGTTTTATTTACGTTGGGATTTACTGGAACAACCACCATTATTTATTACATGGATTGTCAAAAGTAAATGGGAAAATTCTTTGGGCTAATTTGCATTTGCTTTTTTGGTTATCGCTTATTCCAGTTTCAACAGGATGGATGGGAGAGCATAATTTTGCAAAAGCTTCACTGGCATTATATGGAATTATTTTAATGCTTTGTGCAATTGCCTATAATATACTTCAAAAGTATATTACCTTAAACGAAGGGAAAGACTCAGCTTTAACCAAAGCATTAGGAAAAGATTTGAAAGGGAAAGTGTCAATAGTTTTATACTTTATAGGAATAGTTTCTTCTTTTTATACTGAATGGATTTCAGGTGCTTGCTATTTGATAGTGGCTTTCTTATGGTTAATTCCAGATAAAAGAATAGAGAAAATTTTTAATTCTGCCGAAAAAGCAATTGATTCTTAA
- a CDS encoding response regulator transcription factor produces the protein MKKILLAEDDSDFANVLKQYLELYDYEVTWAENGQEALMFFQTTTFDICVFDVMMPLIDGFTLAEKIIKINPEIPFIFLTARKLKEDKIIGLKLGADDYIVKPFEAEELILRLNNILKRSQQKTFHFDTSAELQIGTYLFDTKRLCLKKDSITQQLTEKEAALIHFFYTHKNQMLKREQILKSIWNNDDFFSGRSMDVYISKIRKYFKDDSRISIDSIRHIGLEFKITD, from the coding sequence ATGAAAAAAATACTTTTAGCCGAAGATGATTCCGATTTTGCAAACGTACTCAAACAGTATCTTGAATTGTATGATTATGAGGTAACTTGGGCAGAGAATGGTCAGGAAGCCTTAATGTTTTTTCAAACGACAACATTCGATATTTGTGTATTTGATGTCATGATGCCTCTTATTGATGGATTTACACTTGCTGAAAAAATCATTAAAATCAATCCCGAAATTCCATTTATCTTCCTGACAGCCAGAAAGCTAAAAGAAGACAAAATTATTGGTTTAAAACTCGGAGCAGACGATTATATCGTAAAACCATTTGAAGCCGAAGAACTTATCTTACGACTAAATAACATATTGAAAAGAAGCCAACAAAAAACGTTTCATTTTGACACATCTGCTGAATTACAAATTGGCACTTATTTGTTCGACACCAAGCGCTTATGTTTAAAAAAAGACAGCATAACACAACAACTTACCGAAAAGGAAGCTGCCCTTATTCATTTCTTCTACACTCATAAAAACCAAATGCTAAAAAGGGAACAAATTCTAAAATCGATTTGGAATAACGATGACTTTTTTTCAGGCAGAAGCATGGACGTTTACATCAGTAAAATTAGGAAATACTTTAAAGACGATTCCCGAATTAGTATTGATAGCATTCGTCATATTGGATTAGAATTTAAAATAACCGATTAG
- a CDS encoding saccharopine dehydrogenase produces MRKNILVIGGTGLVGKVILRIFQGRNPNYNLFVGSRQLGNTANDLVIDVTNPQTFDSIKHNKIDLIVLCTKDSNNEVLQFAIQNKIDYIDITKPTPDLTAAYDLAKANEKNVKSHIVFGSGWMGGIVGSLMDFAEPDKHKIQEANLFIYYSIKDLAGKSSADFLAENVCKPFIVYKNNKPQNAKHFLNSEKFDFSFGIGKRQVYNLDVPELFILNQIEKIPTVSVKMTYNSKFVTSLMGYFQSLKIFNIMFLRERKLLFGGSGNGDQAVFEIVIKTQNKTKKISLQSSKGQAELTAFSTVLHIEKMLDDTLASGIYFSHQMHSSKEVYEALNSYSTINLKIS; encoded by the coding sequence ATGAGAAAAAATATTTTAGTAATCGGAGGGACAGGATTAGTAGGTAAGGTTATACTGCGCATATTTCAAGGAAGAAACCCTAACTATAATTTGTTTGTTGGTAGTCGCCAATTAGGGAATACTGCCAATGATTTGGTTATTGATGTTACTAATCCACAAACTTTTGATAGTATCAAACATAATAAAATTGATCTAATTGTATTGTGCACAAAAGATAGTAATAATGAAGTTTTACAATTTGCAATACAAAACAAGATAGATTATATTGATATTACAAAACCTACCCCAGATTTAACGGCTGCTTATGATTTAGCTAAGGCAAATGAGAAAAATGTAAAGAGTCATATTGTTTTTGGTTCAGGTTGGATGGGAGGAATTGTAGGGAGTTTGATGGATTTTGCTGAACCAGATAAGCATAAAATTCAAGAAGCAAATCTTTTCATTTATTATTCTATAAAAGATCTGGCAGGGAAAAGCTCAGCTGATTTTTTGGCAGAAAATGTGTGTAAGCCATTTATCGTCTATAAAAATAACAAACCACAAAATGCCAAGCATTTTCTAAATTCTGAAAAATTTGATTTCTCATTCGGAATAGGAAAACGTCAAGTTTATAACCTTGATGTTCCAGAGTTGTTTATTTTAAATCAGATAGAAAAGATACCAACTGTTTCGGTTAAAATGACCTATAATTCTAAATTTGTTACTAGTTTAATGGGGTATTTTCAGTCGCTAAAGATTTTTAATATCATGTTTTTAAGAGAAAGAAAGTTATTGTTTGGAGGAAGTGGAAATGGAGATCAAGCTGTTTTTGAAATCGTTATTAAAACTCAGAATAAAACAAAAAAAATTAGTCTGCAAAGTAGTAAAGGCCAAGCTGAATTGACAGCATTTTCTACAGTTTTACATATTGAAAAGATGTTGGATGATACCTTGGCAAGTGGAATTTATTTTAGCCATCAAATGCATTCTTCAAAAGAAGTTTATGAAGCATTAAATAGTTATAGCACAATTAATCTAAAAATAAGCTAA
- a CDS encoding endonuclease/exonuclease/phosphatase family protein: protein MKIITWNCNMAFRKKAEFILVHQPDILVIPECENIERLKFGKDVPVPTDMLWYGTNQNKGLGVFSYSDYRFELIDCHNPDFKNVLPITVTKGKIDFTLFAIWANNPQDKDGQYVTQVWKAINYYGKLLSNTKTILIGDFNSNTIWDKPRRVGNHSEVVSKLAEKNIFSVYHKFYNQEQGKEMHPTLFLYRHENKPFHLDYCFASNDFIEVLESVEVGSYEDWKMYSDHKPLIVKFRI from the coding sequence ATGAAAATCATAACTTGGAATTGTAATATGGCTTTCAGAAAAAAAGCGGAGTTTATACTGGTGCATCAACCAGATATTCTCGTAATTCCTGAATGTGAGAATATTGAACGATTGAAATTTGGTAAAGATGTTCCAGTGCCTACAGATATGCTTTGGTATGGGACAAACCAAAATAAAGGACTTGGAGTTTTTTCTTATAGCGATTACCGTTTTGAGCTTATTGATTGTCATAATCCTGATTTTAAAAACGTATTGCCAATTACTGTGACTAAAGGAAAAATTGATTTTACTTTGTTTGCTATCTGGGCAAATAATCCTCAGGATAAAGACGGACAGTATGTAACGCAGGTTTGGAAAGCGATTAATTACTACGGAAAATTGCTTTCGAATACTAAAACTATTTTAATTGGAGATTTTAATAGTAATACTATTTGGGACAAACCTCGAAGAGTTGGAAATCATTCTGAAGTTGTAAGTAAATTGGCTGAGAAAAACATATTTAGTGTTTACCATAAATTCTATAATCAAGAACAAGGAAAAGAAATGCATCCAACTTTATTTTTGTATCGACATGAAAATAAGCCGTTTCATCTTGACTATTGTTTCGCTTCTAATGATTTTATAGAAGTTTTAGAAAGCGTTGAAGTTGGAAGTTATGAAGATTGGAAAATGTATAGCGATCATAAACCTTTGATTGTTAAGTTTAGGATATAA
- a CDS encoding DNA polymerase III, with translation MLLQWNKYAQRLGEKGFKIMESILLINDPVLNGTAITIELPNEGSKLDFEKELNGLLGHLKGHLHNHDITIEVIVNEAIESKRSLNDQDRYNRLLEINPNIELLRTTFGLDLHT, from the coding sequence ATGTTACTACAGTGGAATAAATACGCACAACGCTTAGGTGAGAAAGGATTCAAGATAATGGAATCTATATTACTTATAAACGACCCTGTTTTAAATGGAACTGCCATCACTATCGAATTACCAAATGAAGGTTCTAAACTAGATTTTGAAAAAGAACTTAATGGTTTATTAGGGCATTTAAAAGGGCATTTACACAATCATGATATTACAATTGAAGTAATTGTAAATGAGGCTATCGAAAGTAAAAGAAGCTTAAACGACCAAGATCGTTACAACCGTTTATTAGAAATAAATCCAAACATTGAACTTTTAAGAACAACATTTGGATTAGATTTACATACTTAA
- a CDS encoding ketopantoate reductase family protein, translated as MKTRIGILGLGGVGGYFGGLLAKAYAGSDAVEVVFIARGKAMEVIAEAGLKISTDEGETTVFPSVVSNDPEVIGKLDFLICATKTYDIEESLDAIKKCITKNTVILPLYNGVDAPERISTLFPDNEVLQGCVYIVSMIVSPGVIKKIGIYEKLFFGSDSASVYKMKALQTIFQNAKIESYLVDAIEDTVWEKFVFISSLASATSYLNQNIGEILESASGRNLYVSLLNEITMIAAVKGLNLPNDIVMQTIIKLEKSPRDATSSMHRDVLAGRKIELSSLTAFVVNEGVKYEIDTPTYQMVLDKLAKHESN; from the coding sequence ATGAAAACAAGAATCGGGATTTTAGGATTGGGTGGAGTAGGTGGTTATTTTGGAGGACTTTTGGCAAAAGCTTACGCTGGATCTGATGCAGTAGAAGTTGTTTTTATTGCTCGTGGAAAAGCAATGGAAGTTATTGCTGAAGCTGGTTTGAAAATAAGTACTGATGAAGGGGAAACGACTGTTTTTCCGAGTGTAGTATCAAATGATCCTGAAGTAATCGGAAAACTTGATTTTCTTATTTGTGCTACAAAAACCTATGACATTGAAGAAAGTCTTGATGCTATAAAAAAGTGTATTACTAAGAATACTGTTATTCTGCCTTTATATAATGGCGTTGATGCTCCTGAACGCATTAGCACCCTTTTTCCTGACAACGAAGTTCTGCAAGGTTGCGTTTATATTGTTTCAATGATTGTTTCACCTGGAGTTATTAAAAAAATAGGTATTTACGAAAAGTTGTTTTTTGGATCAGACAGCGCTTCGGTTTATAAAATGAAAGCGTTACAAACTATTTTCCAGAATGCTAAAATCGAAAGTTATCTGGTAGATGCTATCGAAGATACAGTTTGGGAGAAATTTGTTTTTATTTCGTCTTTGGCTTCGGCTACTTCTTATTTAAATCAGAATATTGGTGAAATTTTAGAAAGTGCCTCTGGTAGAAATTTATATGTTTCGTTGCTAAATGAAATAACAATGATTGCCGCAGTAAAAGGATTGAATTTGCCAAATGATATTGTGATGCAAACAATCATTAAACTAGAGAAATCACCTCGTGATGCGACTTCGTCTATGCATCGTGATGTATTGGCTGGAAGAAAAATTGAACTTTCATCACTTACAGCGTTTGTTGTAAATGAAGGGGTAAAATATGAAATCGATACTCCTACGTATCAAATGGTTTTGGATAAATTGGCGAAACACGAAAGTAACTAA
- a CDS encoding GNAT family N-acetyltransferase, which produces MIDKIKIIEFRKSDLDSLRELFLKVRKDTFVWANPATFDLLDFDKETKGEYILTALNNEKVIGFISVWMRDNFIHHLYIDESFHKHGIGKKLLKAALEKTTFPVMLKCVEKNIGAVEFYKKMGFIEKARNDNENGTYILFELNKEIE; this is translated from the coding sequence ATGATTGACAAAATAAAGATTATCGAATTCAGAAAGAGTGATTTAGATTCTTTGCGTGAATTATTCTTGAAAGTTCGTAAAGATACGTTCGTCTGGGCAAACCCAGCAACATTTGATTTATTGGATTTTGATAAAGAAACTAAAGGCGAATATATCCTGACAGCTTTGAATAATGAAAAAGTAATCGGATTTATTTCCGTTTGGATGCGGGATAATTTTATTCACCATTTATATATTGATGAATCATTTCATAAACACGGAATTGGAAAAAAACTTTTGAAAGCTGCTTTAGAAAAAACAACATTTCCTGTTATGCTAAAGTGTGTGGAGAAAAATATTGGCGCAGTAGAATTTTATAAGAAAATGGGTTTTATCGAGAAAGCGAGAAATGATAATGAAAATGGAACTTATATTTTGTTTGAACTGAATAAGGAAATAGAATAA
- a CDS encoding BON domain-containing protein, whose translation MKIKSILLGMGLVFLLVACGPKDADIQKEIAAKVSAFPGVEVTVKDGVATISGVCKDDAFKQSVESLIKGIKGVKSVVNNCEIAVPEPTVAPAAVEINTDSVLNTSVNEVVKTYSGVSATVLDGVVTLSGNIKRDQLPALIKSVQELKPKKVENKLTIK comes from the coding sequence ATGAAAATTAAATCAATTTTATTAGGAATGGGTCTTGTTTTTTTATTAGTGGCTTGTGGTCCTAAAGATGCAGACATTCAAAAAGAGATTGCTGCAAAAGTGAGTGCCTTTCCAGGAGTAGAGGTTACAGTGAAGGATGGTGTAGCTACTATTTCGGGTGTATGTAAAGATGATGCTTTTAAACAAAGTGTTGAAAGTCTTATTAAAGGAATTAAAGGGGTTAAATCAGTGGTGAATAACTGCGAAATTGCCGTGCCAGAACCTACTGTTGCTCCAGCAGCTGTAGAAATTAATACGGATAGTGTTTTAAATACTTCTGTAAATGAGGTAGTAAAAACGTATAGTGGCGTGAGTGCTACAGTTTTGGATGGAGTGGTAACACTTTCAGGAAATATTAAAAGAGACCAATTGCCTGCTTTAATAAAAAGCGTACAAGAATTGAAACCTAAAAAAGTTGAAAATAAGTTAACTATTAAATAA